From Argopecten irradians isolate NY chromosome 12, Ai_NY, whole genome shotgun sequence, one genomic window encodes:
- the LOC138305082 gene encoding uncharacterized protein has protein sequence MTTRATHIEVIEDMSASCFINALTRLIAIRGPVKILWSDRGTNFIGAASLLKANVIHVEDPLFKEHLVRQGIVWRFNSPHSSHMGGIWERPIGIARRILESMLTNRTFKQLTHEVLCTFMYEVAAVMNSRPLVAVESDAQDPLVLSPSILLTQKQGEPLEHTSNLSLKEMYTSQWKQVQILSDIFWKQWRSRYLDTLQPRRKWKTEQPDPQINDLVLIKDANVARGNWPVGVITKLFPSKDKKVRKCEVRVVNSKGESSSYTRPIADFVMLFSENDA, from the coding sequence ATGACAACACGCGCAACGCACATTGAGGTCATTGAGGATATGAGTGCATCATGTTTCATAAATGCACTTACTCGCTTAATCGCTATTCGAGGACCTGTGAAGATATTGTGGTCGGACAGAGGGACCAATTTCATTGGTGCTGCATCGCTATTGAAAGCGAACGTGATTCATGTTGAGGATCCATTATTCAAGGAACATCTAGTACGCCAGGGTATTGTATGGCGTTTCAACTCTCCTCATTCCTCCCATATGGGTGGGATATGGGAAAGGCCTATTGGGATAGCGAGGAGAATATTGGAGAGCATGTTGACGAATCGAACATTCAAACAACTAACGCACGAGGTACTGTGCACGTTTATGTATGAGGTGGCTGCAGTGATGAACTCCAGACCATTGGTTGCAGTGGAAAGTGATGCGCAAGATCCGCTTGTGCTTTCGCCTAGTATATTACTGACTCAGAAACAAGGTGAACCTCTTGAACACACATCAAACCTGAGTCTTAAGGAGATGTACACTTCACAATGGAAACAGGTACAAATTCTTTCTGACATATTTTGGAAGCAGTGGAGATCACGTTATCTAGACACGTTACAGCCCAGAAGGAAGTGGAAAACTGAACAACCTGATCCGCAAATCAACGACTTAGTTCTGATAAAGGACGCGAACGTTGCACGAGGCAATTGGCCAGTTGGTGTCATCACGAAACTTTTTCCGAGCAAGGACAAGAAAGTTAGGAAATGTGAAGTTCGCGTTGTGAATTCAAAGGGTGAAAGCTCTTCGTATACGCGACCGATCGCAGACTTTGTGATGTTATTCTCGGAGAATGACGCCTGA